The Leishmania major strain Friedlin complete genome, chromosome 23 genome has a segment encoding these proteins:
- a CDS encoding putative RNA-binding protein: MSTSPVSDAFHNNSTKEFSLSFGSHASGSQSESGISQRLDGTHNFATSSILSFDVLPTTGVMADHKSQPPDAVLTAAAAMKATPQAPSKKGGKSVGRSASTTAGGSPVIDQVPTPPAEPVKVKNQNVRRNVYISGVPPTYRSEDFRQLCQQFGRVEAAKLCVDNRNAPTKAYGFALYYSEESAASCIRGLNGSFLQGRCVQARLADSHATPQPLGDAGAAINTTLPPPSMQRDRRDNTNRSRRSGGSRRGSQGRRAVNNSSISGAAVGNSGVPIQMPYNPMGMAAAMPSGGAMPMTMPQYFPFMAPAGGAVPATTALTASAVDGHMAVNTSPSTAFFTVTPASCSPRTDCGFGAAGTPLPGPLTPGGSATNGAPRGGAPAAMSALSPGSMVLSPPLDSLHSSDSCSSLGSAKAATRGNTNGGPRDAVGNNANSQAAVSPFNFPFPNMAPMMPAGSAQMMVTTTAVNGANGATSTEWVAPPAATAAFVYYPLPTGGYGAFPTTAATANGVSAYPGSSSPSGLPAATATANPMANGTAPLTYFPMGTVPMNSTATGMPALPPYLPSAPVNASNGGAEGFSGLPPSVVMMDNGMGLQLQMLH; this comes from the coding sequence ATGAGCACCTCGCCCGTGTCCGACGCGTTCCACAACAACTCGACCAAGGAGTTCTCGCTTTCGTTCGGGTCTCACGCCAGCGGGTCACAGAGCGAGTCGGGCATCTCGCAGCGGTTGGACGGTACACACAACTTTGCGACGTCGTCGATTCTGTCGTTCGACGTGCTGCCAACCACCGGCGTGATGGCGGACCACAAGTCTCAGCCTCCCGATGCCGTtctcaccgccgcggccgcgatgAAGGCGACGCCGCAGGCGCCGTCCAAAAAAGGCGGCAAGAGTGTTGGTCGTTCCGCATCGACAACCGCTGGTGGTTCGCCTGTTATAGACCAGGTCCCGACGCCACCGGCAGAGCCGGTCAAAGTGAAGAATCAGAACGTCCGCCGCAACGTGTACATCTCTGGTGTGCCGCCGACCTACCGCTCGGAGGATTTCCGGCAGCTGTGCCAGCAGTTTGGACGGGTGGAGGCAGCGAAGCTGTGCGTTGACAATCGCAATGCCCCGACGAAGGCCTACGGATTCGCGCTGTACTACAGCGAGGAGAGTGCGGCGAGCTGCATCCGCGGCCTCAATGGCAGCTTTTTGCAGGGCCGCTGTGTTCAGGCCCGTCTCGCTGACTCTCACGCCACCCCACAGCCGCTTGGGGATGCTGGTGCTGCCATCAacacgacgctgccgccgccctcgatgCAGCGCGACCGTCGTGACAATACTAatcgcagccgccgcagtggTGGCTCTCGTCGCGGCTCGCAGGGTCGTCGTGCTGTCAACAACAGCTCCATCTCCGGCGCGGCTGTTGGTAACAGCGGCGTGCCGATTCAGATGCCATACAACCCGATGGGGATGGCCGCCGCTATgccgagcggcggcgccatgcCCATGACGATGCCGCAGTATTTCCCTTTTATGGCtcctgcaggcggcgctgtaccggccaccaccgcactCACAGCCTCTGCCGTGGATGGGCATATGGCCGTCAAcacgtcgccgtcgacggcCTTCTTCACGGTGACCCCGGCGAGTTGCAGCCCGCGCACGGACTGTGGCTttggcgctgccggcacgcCTTTGCCTGGCCCTCTCACccctggcggcagcgccaccaacGGCGCTCCACGCGGAGGCGCGCCCGCGGCCATGTCGGCTCTCTCCCCGGGATCCATGGTTCTCAGTCCCCCGCTGGACTCCCTTCACTCATCCGACAGCTGCTCCTCCCTGGGATCGGCGAAAGCGGCGACGAGGGGGAACACCAACGGCGGCCCACGCGATGCGGTGGGCAACAACGCTAATTCTCAAGCCGCCGTGTCCCCCTTCAACTTCCCCTTCCCGAACATGGCGCCCATGATGCCGGCGGGGTCTGCGCAGATGATGGTcacgacgacggcagtgAACGGCGCGAACGGCGCGACCTCGACGGAGtgggtggcgccgccggcggcaacAGCCGCCTTTGTGTACTATCCGCTGCCCACTGGCGGGTACGGTGCCTTTCCAACGACCGCTGCGACCGCGAATGGTGTGAGCGCGTACCCCGGATCGTCGTCACCGTCCGGTctgccggcagcgacagccaCTGCGAACCCCATGGCTAATGGGACAGCCCCGTTGACATACTTTCCAATGGGTACGGTGCCCATGAACAGCACTGCGACGGGGATGCCGGCGCTTCCGCCCTACTTGCCGTCGGCCCCCGTCAACGCCAGCAATGGTGGCGCAGAGGGCTTTAGCGGACTGCCGCCGAGCGTCGTTATGATGGACAATGGAATGGGCTTGCAGCTGCAGATGCTGCActga